Proteins encoded in a region of the Massilia sp. UMI-21 genome:
- a CDS encoding glycine zipper 2TM domain-containing protein gives MKATRTLAAAVLATTALLTGCASTSTSPYASNNGYNSGYNNVSMGYGTIESIQVSQGSNRTSGAGAILGGVVGALAGNQVGSGSGRTAATVAGGVAGAAIGNNVERNRQAGGQEQYQINVRMDNGEYRSVTQDSVYDLRVGNRVRIVDGRVYRY, from the coding sequence ATGAAAGCAACCCGTACCCTTGCTGCTGCCGTGCTCGCGACCACCGCCCTTCTCACCGGCTGCGCCAGTACCTCGACCAGCCCGTATGCGTCCAACAATGGCTACAACAGCGGCTACAACAACGTGTCGATGGGTTACGGCACGATCGAGTCGATCCAGGTAAGCCAGGGCAGCAACCGTACCAGCGGCGCCGGCGCCATCCTCGGCGGCGTGGTCGGCGCGCTGGCCGGTAACCAGGTCGGCAGCGGCAGCGGCCGTACCGCGGCGACGGTTGCAGGCGGCGTGGCAGGCGCGGCGATCGGCAACAATGTCGAGCGCAACCGCCAGGCGGGCGGCCAGGAGCAGTACCAGATCAACGTGCGCATGGATAACGGCGAATACCGCAGCGTGACCCAGGACAGCGTCTACGACCTGCGCGTCGGTAACCGCGTCCGCATCGTCGACGGCCGCGTCTACCGTTACTGA
- a CDS encoding BON domain-containing protein — protein sequence MKIAQRLVTATFAAAVAITAVGCASSNPTSKTAGEYVDDAVITTKVKAAFAADPTVKATEVNVETYKGDVQLSGFVAEPRDAQRAVEIARGVKGVTSVKNDIRVK from the coding sequence ATGAAAATCGCACAACGCCTCGTCACCGCCACCTTCGCTGCCGCCGTCGCCATCACCGCCGTGGGCTGCGCATCGTCGAACCCGACCTCGAAGACCGCCGGCGAATACGTCGATGACGCCGTCATCACCACCAAGGTGAAGGCTGCTTTCGCCGCGGATCCGACCGTCAAGGCCACCGAAGTCAACGTCGAAACCTACAAGGGTGACGTCCAGCTGTCCGGTTTCGTGGCCGAGCCGCGTGACGCGCAGCGCGCCGTCGAAATTGCGCGTGGCGTAAAAGGTGTAACCTCGGTGAAGAACGACATCCGCGTCAAGTAA
- a CDS encoding AI-2E family transporter: MQPAPSESGELFVEPAANAPDNAAPAAPARGNPEGGAEPGPAGDELTMHVGGLRLPIHVNARGLSLGIIATIACIFALQWAQKFLVPLLLGIFIAYTLNPVVRWLERWHVKRVIGATLVTVLIMGALGGTLYRLQDEFFNIIDELPALTHKVTRILTNSSGQRSTIQQVQAAAAEIERAASNATGGEERHAIQKRTQSVPAAQAEGGSSIRVMDWVLVGSVGLATFLSQATMVVFLVFFLLLAGDTFKRKLVKLTGPSLTRKKVTVHILDDMNNAIQNYMFMLLVTNVLLALLTWAALRAIGLENAGAWAAFAGVAHVVPYFGPLLITFATGAVAFFQFESLRMVILVAGASLGIATLVGMVVTTWMTGRIAKMNPAAVFVSLLFWGWLWGMWGLLLGVPVVVVLKVVAERVEGMEVLAELLGE; encoded by the coding sequence ATGCAGCCAGCACCAAGCGAATCCGGTGAACTTTTTGTAGAACCTGCTGCGAACGCGCCCGACAATGCCGCTCCGGCGGCGCCAGCCCGAGGCAATCCCGAAGGCGGCGCCGAGCCCGGCCCTGCAGGCGACGAGCTCACGATGCACGTGGGCGGCCTGCGGCTGCCGATTCACGTCAATGCGCGCGGGCTGTCGCTCGGCATCATCGCCACCATTGCCTGCATCTTCGCGCTCCAATGGGCGCAAAAATTCCTGGTGCCGCTCCTGCTCGGCATCTTCATCGCCTATACCCTCAATCCGGTCGTGCGCTGGCTCGAACGCTGGCACGTCAAGCGTGTCATCGGCGCCACCCTCGTGACGGTCCTGATCATGGGCGCCCTGGGCGGCACCCTGTACCGCTTGCAGGACGAATTCTTCAACATCATCGACGAGCTCCCGGCCCTGACGCACAAGGTCACCCGAATCCTGACCAACAGCAGCGGCCAGCGCTCCACCATCCAGCAAGTGCAGGCGGCAGCGGCCGAGATCGAGCGCGCCGCCTCCAACGCGACCGGCGGCGAAGAGCGCCACGCCATCCAGAAGCGGACCCAGTCCGTGCCCGCGGCGCAAGCCGAAGGCGGATCGAGCATCCGCGTGATGGATTGGGTGCTGGTCGGGTCGGTGGGCCTGGCCACGTTCCTGTCGCAGGCGACGATGGTGGTGTTCCTGGTGTTCTTCCTGCTGCTCGCGGGGGACACCTTCAAACGCAAGCTGGTCAAGCTGACCGGGCCATCGCTGACGCGAAAGAAAGTAACGGTCCACATCCTGGACGACATGAATAATGCGATCCAGAACTACATGTTCATGCTGCTGGTCACCAATGTCCTGCTGGCCTTGCTGACCTGGGCGGCGCTGCGCGCCATCGGACTGGAAAACGCCGGCGCCTGGGCCGCCTTCGCCGGCGTGGCCCACGTGGTGCCGTACTTCGGGCCGCTCCTGATCACCTTCGCGACCGGGGCGGTGGCCTTTTTCCAGTTCGAGTCGCTGCGCATGGTGATCCTGGTCGCCGGCGCCTCGCTCGGGATCGCCACGCTGGTCGGCATGGTCGTGACCACCTGGATGACCGGCAGGATCGCCAAGATGAATCCCGCGGCCGTGTTCGTGAGCCTCTTGTTCTGGGGCTGGCTGTGGGGAATGTGGGGCTTGCTGCTGGGCGTGCCGGTCGTGGTGGTGCTGAAAGTGGTGGCGGAGCGCGTCGAGGGGATGGAAGTGCTGGCGGAGCTGCTGGGCGAGTAA
- a CDS encoding YihY/virulence factor BrkB family protein — protein sequence MAVKNWLPYSRQLVHVMRCAVTEWLDHRASSKGAALAFYTLFSLAPVLVLVIAVAGFFYGAEAAQGQLMNQLRGLVGPQGAETIQTILAGAQNKDTGFIATIVATVLLLIGATTVFSELKDSLDEIWDVPKPKDAGFWNLVRTRLLSFGLILVLGFLLMVSLVVSAALAVVESYIGGMWKEAAVVMGWVAWAFSFLVIATLFGVIYKLLPRIHLSWRDVTIGALGTALLFTLGKFGIGLYIGNSGTTDSFGAAGSLIALLLWVYYSAQIFFLGAEFARQYALKMGSLKHKPAHETGDKKKAAAMEPDATWKNGRTG from the coding sequence ATGGCTGTTAAAAATTGGCTTCCATATTCACGCCAGCTGGTGCATGTGATGCGCTGCGCGGTGACCGAGTGGCTCGACCATCGGGCTTCCAGCAAAGGCGCCGCGCTCGCCTTCTATACCCTGTTCTCGCTGGCGCCGGTGCTGGTGCTGGTGATCGCCGTCGCCGGCTTCTTCTATGGCGCCGAGGCGGCCCAGGGCCAGCTGATGAACCAGCTGCGCGGCCTGGTGGGGCCGCAGGGCGCCGAGACGATCCAGACCATCCTGGCCGGCGCCCAGAACAAGGACACCGGCTTCATCGCCACCATCGTCGCCACCGTGCTGCTGCTGATCGGCGCCACCACCGTGTTCTCCGAGCTGAAAGACAGCCTGGACGAGATCTGGGACGTACCGAAGCCGAAGGACGCCGGCTTCTGGAACCTGGTGCGCACCCGCCTGCTCTCCTTCGGCCTGATCCTGGTGCTGGGTTTCCTGCTGATGGTGTCGCTGGTGGTCAGCGCCGCGCTGGCGGTGGTCGAGAGCTACATCGGCGGCATGTGGAAGGAAGCCGCGGTGGTCATGGGCTGGGTTGCCTGGGCCTTCAGCTTCCTGGTGATCGCAACCCTGTTCGGGGTGATCTACAAGCTGCTGCCGCGCATCCATCTGTCCTGGCGCGACGTGACCATCGGCGCGCTCGGCACGGCCCTGCTGTTCACGCTCGGAAAGTTCGGCATCGGCCTGTATATCGGCAATAGCGGCACGACCGACAGCTTCGGCGCGGCAGGTTCGCTGATCGCCCTGCTGCTGTGGGTGTATTACTCGGCGCAGATCTTCTTTCTGGGGGCCGAGTTCGCCCGCCAGTACGCGCTCAAGATGGGGAGCCTGAAGCACAAGCCGGCGCACGAGACCGGGGACAAGAAGAAGGCGGCAGCGATGGAACCGGACGCCACCTGGAAGAACGGGCGCACCGGCTGA
- a CDS encoding OmpA family protein codes for MNNTKKIALAAAMLCAAGTTMAQETINPSWYIQPSVIHAKADGRFGVDDRDWGGGLKFGKAVSPMWDIQFGGSQVRFEDGPARYRQTLLGADALLMFSRERFRPFVLLGLGFERDKVQNPLRNVAKNSPYLTAGLGFQASLTDQWSLQADLRAVRGFLRDHEEFGFRRSNNKYLTIGLNYAFNPPPAPPAPAPEPAPVMEAPAPAPAPAPVAPPPARFEKITLEATKLFEFDKSDLIMPSPKLDEIAAALQADPSITDVDITGYTDRLGSEKYNLKLSERRANSVRDYLVSKGVDGNRLKAYGKGEANPLVQCDQKNRQALIDCLEPNRRVEVEQITIEKRVQ; via the coding sequence GTGAATAATACGAAGAAGATCGCCCTGGCCGCCGCCATGCTATGCGCGGCCGGCACCACCATGGCCCAAGAAACGATCAATCCGTCGTGGTACATTCAGCCGAGTGTCATCCACGCCAAGGCGGACGGCCGTTTTGGTGTGGACGACCGCGACTGGGGCGGCGGCCTGAAGTTCGGCAAGGCCGTGTCGCCCATGTGGGACATCCAGTTCGGCGGCAGCCAGGTGCGCTTCGAGGACGGCCCTGCCCGTTACCGCCAGACCCTGCTGGGCGCCGACGCCCTGCTGATGTTCTCGCGCGAACGCTTCCGTCCGTTCGTGCTGCTCGGCCTGGGCTTCGAACGCGACAAGGTGCAGAACCCGCTGCGCAACGTCGCCAAGAATTCTCCGTATCTCACCGCAGGCCTGGGTTTCCAGGCATCGCTCACCGACCAGTGGTCGCTGCAGGCCGACCTACGCGCAGTGCGCGGCTTCCTGCGCGACCACGAAGAATTCGGTTTCCGCCGCAGCAACAACAAATACCTGACCATCGGCCTGAACTACGCCTTCAACCCGCCGCCGGCGCCGCCGGCACCGGCACCGGAACCTGCCCCGGTCATGGAAGCCCCGGCCCCGGCGCCCGCCCCGGCCCCGGTCGCCCCGCCGCCCGCGCGCTTCGAGAAGATCACCCTCGAAGCCACCAAGCTGTTCGAGTTCGACAAGTCGGACCTCATCATGCCGTCGCCGAAACTGGACGAGATCGCCGCAGCCCTGCAGGCCGACCCGAGCATCACCGACGTCGACATCACCGGCTACACCGACCGCCTGGGCTCCGAGAAATACAACCTGAAGCTGTCGGAACGCCGCGCCAACTCCGTGCGTGACTACCTGGTCAGCAAGGGCGTCGACGGCAACCGCCTGAAGGCCTATGGCAAGGGCGAAGCCAACCCGCTGGTCCAGTGCGACCAGAAGAATCGCCAGGCCCTGATCGACTGCCTGGAGCCAAACCGCCGCGTCGAGGTCGAGCAGATCACCATCGAAAAGCGCGTTCAGTAA
- a CDS encoding winged helix-turn-helix transcriptional regulator, translated as MHATTHHNAVQGDIGAVHTSSNSALIERVPPQPTERAPISLAPIERVRSTSATQRRIENMQKLINELSTHEMLADEIAWFLKFSPSGARKYIRDLREAGVIELARYIEGTATYLGKAVYQICPDQERVKAFLAAICQPKREGAAPRKERPGLREQNMAGSGRHFHILADDTHYAIRVNRSPVSRDPLVAALFGPAPTQPAKERA; from the coding sequence ATGCATGCAACGACCCATCACAACGCGGTGCAAGGCGACATCGGCGCAGTGCACACTTCCAGCAACTCTGCGCTGATCGAACGCGTCCCCCCGCAACCAACCGAGCGTGCGCCGATTTCGCTGGCGCCGATCGAACGAGTCCGTTCGACCTCGGCCACGCAGCGCCGGATCGAAAACATGCAGAAGCTGATCAACGAACTGTCGACCCACGAAATGCTGGCCGATGAAATCGCCTGGTTCCTGAAGTTCTCGCCGTCGGGTGCGCGCAAGTACATCCGCGACCTGCGCGAAGCCGGCGTCATCGAACTGGCCCGCTACATCGAGGGCACCGCCACCTACCTGGGCAAGGCCGTGTACCAGATCTGCCCGGACCAGGAGCGCGTCAAGGCCTTCCTGGCGGCGATCTGCCAGCCGAAGCGCGAAGGCGCCGCCCCGCGCAAGGAGCGCCCGGGCCTGCGCGAGCAGAACATGGCCGGCAGCGGTCGCCATTTCCACATCCTGGCGGACGACACCCACTACGCGATCCGCGTGAACCGCAGCCCGGTGTCCCGCGATCCGCTGGTCGCAGCACTGTTCGGCCCGGCTCCGACCCAACCGGCCAAGGAACGCGCCTGA
- a CDS encoding glutathione peroxidase gives MSNSLALPTAESLQGRPVPRATFKTRPDDQWRDISTDELFKGRTVVVFSLPGAFTPTCSSTHLPRYNELAPVLRQNGVDDILCVSVNDAFVMNQWKAGQDAANITVIPDGNGDFTEGMGMLVDKRELGFGKRSWRYSMLVKDGVIDKIFIEPQREGDPFEVSDADTMLSYINPDAKIPEPVVMFSRPGCPHCARAKATLRENDIVFTDIAEDQTITTSVLRGLTGRLTWPQVFVGGRLIGGADEVLAWATSPQEG, from the coding sequence ATGTCAAACAGCTTAGCATTACCGACTGCGGAGTCCCTGCAGGGCAGGCCGGTCCCCCGCGCCACGTTCAAGACCCGCCCCGACGACCAGTGGCGCGACATCAGCACCGACGAACTGTTCAAGGGCAGGACCGTGGTCGTGTTCTCGCTGCCCGGGGCCTTCACGCCCACCTGTTCGTCGACCCATCTGCCGCGCTATAACGAGCTGGCGCCGGTGTTGCGCCAGAACGGCGTCGACGACATCCTGTGCGTCTCCGTGAACGACGCCTTCGTGATGAACCAGTGGAAGGCCGGGCAGGACGCCGCCAACATCACCGTGATCCCGGACGGCAACGGCGACTTCACCGAAGGCATGGGAATGCTGGTGGACAAGCGCGAGCTCGGCTTCGGCAAGCGCTCGTGGCGCTACTCGATGCTGGTCAAAGACGGCGTGATCGACAAAATCTTCATCGAGCCGCAGCGCGAAGGCGACCCGTTCGAGGTTTCCGACGCCGATACGATGCTGAGCTACATCAACCCGGATGCAAAGATTCCCGAGCCGGTCGTCATGTTCTCGCGGCCCGGCTGCCCGCATTGTGCGCGCGCCAAGGCCACACTGCGCGAGAATGACATCGTGTTCACCGATATTGCGGAAGACCAGACCATCACGACCAGTGTGCTGCGCGGACTCACCGGCCGCCTCACCTGGCCGCAGGTATTCGTTGGCGGCAGGCTGATCGGCGGCGCCGACGAGGTGCTGGCCTGGGCCACGTCCCCGCAGGAAGGCTGA
- a CDS encoding zinc-dependent peptidase — translation MEGILAGLAAAGLLVAWLLPKWRLRRALARPLDAGLVAILERNLAQYAGMDAEQQRRLQGLVQQFLHEKAFVGCAGLELTDEMRMTIAGQACMLVLGRTGDVGEDGPASLYPSLHAVLVYPGAFMVPRREVDAAGVITEQRQDLLGESWGDGRVILSWDHVRRADSAAHDSDAPDRHNVVLHEFAHQLDSESGSTNGAPYLGSTERYRSWSEVLSRNYAALRRDAMWGQRGVLDHYGASSPAEFFAVATESFFEQPWALAARHPDLYGEFLKYFRVDPRHWMPEPQPVVEESFGTQVVYGQWR, via the coding sequence ATGGAAGGAATCCTTGCCGGCCTGGCCGCGGCCGGGCTGCTGGTGGCGTGGCTGCTGCCGAAGTGGCGCCTGCGCCGGGCCCTGGCGCGCCCGCTGGACGCCGGCCTGGTCGCGATCCTCGAGCGCAACCTGGCCCAGTATGCCGGCATGGATGCCGAACAACAGCGCCGCCTGCAAGGCCTGGTGCAGCAGTTCCTGCACGAGAAAGCCTTCGTCGGCTGCGCCGGTCTCGAACTCACCGACGAGATGCGGATGACCATTGCCGGTCAGGCCTGCATGCTGGTGCTGGGGCGCACCGGCGATGTCGGCGAGGATGGCCCCGCGAGCCTGTATCCGTCGCTGCATGCGGTGCTGGTCTATCCGGGCGCCTTCATGGTGCCGCGCCGCGAAGTCGACGCCGCCGGCGTCATCACCGAGCAGCGCCAGGACCTGCTGGGCGAGTCCTGGGGCGACGGCCGCGTGATCCTGTCCTGGGACCATGTGCGCCGGGCCGACAGCGCGGCCCACGACAGCGATGCGCCGGACCGGCATAACGTGGTCCTGCACGAGTTCGCCCACCAGCTCGACAGCGAGTCGGGCAGCACCAACGGCGCGCCCTACCTGGGCAGTACCGAGCGCTACCGCAGCTGGTCCGAGGTCCTGTCGCGCAACTACGCCGCGCTGCGACGCGACGCGATGTGGGGGCAGCGGGGCGTGCTCGATCATTATGGCGCCAGCAGTCCGGCCGAGTTCTTCGCGGTGGCCACCGAGAGCTTTTTCGAGCAGCCATGGGCGCTGGCGGCGCGCCATCCGGACCTGTACGGCGAATTCCTGAAGTATTTCAGGGTAGATCCGCGCCACTGGATGCCGGAGCCCCAGCCGGTCGTCGAGGAAAGCTTCGGCACCCAGGTGGTGTACGGGCAATGGCGCTGA